A window from Macaca thibetana thibetana isolate TM-01 chromosome 7, ASM2454274v1, whole genome shotgun sequence encodes these proteins:
- the LOC126959991 gene encoding golgin subfamily A member 6C-like, protein MWPQPCLPPHPAMLEETRESKLAAAKKKLKEYQQRKSPGVPAGVKTKKKNTGSSPETTTSGGCHSPGDSRYQELEVALDSSSATINQLNENIESLKQQKKQVEHQLEEEKKANNDIHKAQTEQLETINILTLEKADLKTTLYHTKRAARHFEEESKDLAGRLQCSLQRIQELERALSAVCTQQREEDRSSSRSEAVLQRQLQQTLKERALLNAHVTQVTESLKQVQLQRDEYAEHIKGERARWQERMRKMSVEARMLKEEKKRDIHRIQELERSLSELKPQIAEPPSPAPPAGPSDMEQLQDEAKHLRKEVESLVGKLQSQVENNQALSLLSKEQKERLQEQDERLQEQEERRLREQEGLCEQKERLQEQGERLRKQEERLRKQEERLRKEEERLQKQEKRLWDQEERLWEKEERLRMQQEERLRKQERLALSQNQKLDKRLAEPQCSFKDLNNENKSALQLEQQVKELQEKLSEEHVEAASQQNQHLEAQLSLMALPGEGDEGGHLDGEEEEAPQLMPSIPKDQESQEAMSSFMDLPKEKADGKEQVERLELGFIQLSGAREGMREYITIYESHGAVPNTRHQEDIIRLAQKEEEMKVKLLELQELVLPLMGDHEGHDKFLPTTQNLGDEPAPGAPAPQELGAVEEQGDLCEVSLADSVEPAPNPTAQKIVQLLPVMQDTQEHSGLASKPCVPFFYRAAENREINIIII, encoded by the exons ATGTGGCCCcaaccctgcctccctccccaccccgcgATGTTAGAAGAAACTCGAGAGAGCAAATTGGCAGCAgccaagaaaaag CTAAAAGAATATCAGCAGAGGAAGAGCCCTGGTGTTCCGGCAGGAGTGAAGacgaaaaagaaaaatactggcaGTAGCCCTGAGACAACCACTTCTGGTGGTTGCCACTCACCTGGGGAT AGCCGGTACCAAGAACTGGAAGTAGCCCTGGACTCAAGCTCCGCAACAATCAATCAACTAAATGAAAACATAGAATCATTG aaacaacagaagaaacaagTGGAACATCAGCTGGAAGAA gaaaagaaagcaaacaatgaCATACACAAAGCACAGACGGAGCAGTTAGAG ACAATCAACATCCTCACATTGGAAAAGGCAGACTTGAAGACCACCCTTTACCATACTAAACGTGCCGCCAGACACTTCGAAG AAGAGTCCAAGGACCTGGCCGGCCGCCTGCAATGCTCCTTACAGCGTATTCAAGAATTGGAGCGGGCTCTCTCTGCTGTGTGTACACAGCAGCGGGAAGAGGACAGG TCCTCGAGCCGCAGTGAAGCAGTCCTCCAGCGGCAGTTACAGCAGACCTTAAAGGAGCGGGCGCTGCTGAACGCACACGTGACACAA GTGACAGAGTCATTGAAACAAGTCCAGCTGCAGAGAGACGAATATGCTGAACATATAAAAGGAGAGAGGGCCCGGTGGCAGGAGAGGATGCGGAAAATGTCGGTGGAG GCTCGCATgttgaaggaggaaaagaagcgTGACATACATCGGATACAGGAGCTGGAGAGGAGCTTGTCGGAACTCAAACCCCAGATAG CTGAGCCCCCATCCCCAGCACCCCCAGCAGGGCCCTCTGACATGGAGCAGCTACAAGATGAGGCCAAACACCTGAGGAAGGAGGTGGAGAGTTTGGTGGGAAAACTCCAATCCCAGGTGGAAAACAACCAGGCCTTGAGTCTCCTGAGCAAGGAGCAAAAGGAGAGGCTTCAGGAGCAGGATGAGAGGctccaggagcaggaggagaggaggctCCGGGAGCAGGAGGGGCTGTGTGAGCAAAAGGAGAGGCTTCAGGAGCAGGGTGAGAGGCTGCGaaagcaggaggagaggctgcgaaagcaggaagagagactgcgaaaggaggaggagaggctgcAAAAGCAGGAGAAGAGGCTGTGGGATCAGGAGGAGAGGctgtgggagaaggaggagaggctaCGAATGCAGCAGGAGGAGAGGCTTCGAAAGCAGGAGAGGCTCGCACTCTCCCAGAACCAAAAGCTCGACAAGCGGCTGGCCGAGCCACAGTGCAGCTTCAAAGATCTG aacaatgagaacaagagCGCACTGCAGTTGGAGCAGCAAGTAAAGGAGCTGCAGGAGAAGCTGAGTGAG GAGCACGTAGAAGCAGCCAGCCAGCAGAATCAACACCTAGAGGCCCAGTTGAGCCTCATGGCTCTCCCTGGAGAAG GAGATGAAGGAGGTCATCTGGAcggtgaggaggaggaggcgccTCAGCTCATGCCAAGCATCCCAAAGGACCAGGAGAGCCAGGAGGCCATG AGCAGCTTTATGGACCTCCCGAAGGAGAAGGCAGATGGGAAGGAGCAGGTGGAAAGACTAGAGCTTGGATTCATCCAGCTCTCTGGAGCAAGAGAGGGCATGA GAGAGTACATCACCATATATGAGAGCCATGGGGCAGTACCAAACACACGGCACCAGGAGGACATCATCAGGCTGgcccagaaggaggaggagatgaag GTGAAGCTGTTGGAACTGCAGGAGCTGGTGTTGCCACTCATGGGCGACCACGAGGGGCATGACAAATTCCTCCCCACTACACAGAACCTTGGTGATGAGCCAGCTCCAGGGGCCCCAGCCCCCCAAGAGCTTGGGGCTGTTGAGGAGCAGGGTG ATCTTTGTGAGGTGAGCCTGGCTGACAGTGTGGAGCCTGCACCCAACCCCACTGCACAGAAGATCGTGCAGCTGCTTCCTGTAATGCAGGACACCCAGGAGCACTCAGGCTTGGCCAGCAAACCCTGCGTCCCATTCTTTTACCGGGCAGCGGAGAACAGGGAGAtaaacatcatcatcatctga